Proteins encoded in a region of the Ornithodoros turicata isolate Travis chromosome 3, ASM3712646v1, whole genome shotgun sequence genome:
- the LOC135389020 gene encoding vesicle transport protein USE1-like isoform X2: MAPVSRLELNFCRLLERCESIADDRKSNDWRLEKYLQSLEDMLVELGKINTCQPSKDDLLAYSKKVEFLKDLISKDKAQKGPEKKLNHEQLLLAQAPDNKTSEIKLKRQTRINRDAREELFGSPLRDTASHGEKTLRQRTTAQGSGTGEDFDAVLRYHHSMQEKIAEEMLSLAQNLKQNATLAGHIVKKDTETVQKTVQNADQNYSKLQTEQSRLEEHLRRSCSCWIWMMLGVVCIVFLNMVVFMRVFPKRL, translated from the exons ATGGCGCCTGTCTCACGCCTGGAACTCAACTTCTGTAGACTTttggaacggtgtgaatccatAGCAGACGACCGAAAGTCGAATGACTGGCGCTTAGAAAAG TACCTGCAGTCTCTAGAAGATATGTTGGTCGAGCTCGGAAAGATTAATACGTG CCAACCAAGTAAGGATGACCTTCTGGCATACTCGAAGAAAGTTGAATTTCTGAAAGACCTGATAAGCAAGGACAAGGCG CAAAAAGGTCCAGAGAAGAAGTTGAACCATGAACAGCTGCTCCTGGCTCAAGCCCCGGACAACAAGACGAGCGAAATTAAACTCAAACGTCAAACGAGAATCAACCGAGACGCACGAGAAGAACTCTTCGGCTCGCCATTGCGGGACACGGCGTCACATG GAGAGAAGACGCTACGACAGCGTACCACAGCGCAGGGCAGCGGCACGGGCGAAGACTTTGACGCCGTCCTCCGCTACCACCATTCCATGCAGGAGAAGATTGCTGAGGAGATGCTTTCTCTGGCTCAGAACCTCAAGCAGAATGCAACGTTAGCGGGGCACATTGTCAAAAAGGACACCGAA aCCGTGCAGAAGACTGTACAGAATGCCGACCAGAACTACAGCAAGTTGCAGACAGAGCAGAGCAGGCTGGAAGAGCACCTTCGACGTTCCTGCAGCTGCTGGATTTGGATGATGTTAGGAGTCGTCTGCATAGTGTTTCTCAACATGGTTGTTTTCATGCGAGTTTTTCCAAAACGGTTGTGA
- the LOC135389020 gene encoding vesicle transport protein USE1-like isoform X1: protein MAPVSRLELNFCRLLERCESIADDRKSNDWRLEKYLQSLEDMLVELGKINTCQPSKDDLLAYSKKVEFLKDLISKDKAQKGPEKKLNHEQLLLAQAPDNKTSEIKLKRQTRINRDAREELFGSPLRDTASHAGEKTLRQRTTAQGSGTGEDFDAVLRYHHSMQEKIAEEMLSLAQNLKQNATLAGHIVKKDTETVQKTVQNADQNYSKLQTEQSRLEEHLRRSCSCWIWMMLGVVCIVFLNMVVFMRVFPKRL, encoded by the exons ATGGCGCCTGTCTCACGCCTGGAACTCAACTTCTGTAGACTTttggaacggtgtgaatccatAGCAGACGACCGAAAGTCGAATGACTGGCGCTTAGAAAAG TACCTGCAGTCTCTAGAAGATATGTTGGTCGAGCTCGGAAAGATTAATACGTG CCAACCAAGTAAGGATGACCTTCTGGCATACTCGAAGAAAGTTGAATTTCTGAAAGACCTGATAAGCAAGGACAAGGCG CAAAAAGGTCCAGAGAAGAAGTTGAACCATGAACAGCTGCTCCTGGCTCAAGCCCCGGACAACAAGACGAGCGAAATTAAACTCAAACGTCAAACGAGAATCAACCGAGACGCACGAGAAGAACTCTTCGGCTCGCCATTGCGGGACACGGCGTCACATG CAGGAGAGAAGACGCTACGACAGCGTACCACAGCGCAGGGCAGCGGCACGGGCGAAGACTTTGACGCCGTCCTCCGCTACCACCATTCCATGCAGGAGAAGATTGCTGAGGAGATGCTTTCTCTGGCTCAGAACCTCAAGCAGAATGCAACGTTAGCGGGGCACATTGTCAAAAAGGACACCGAA aCCGTGCAGAAGACTGTACAGAATGCCGACCAGAACTACAGCAAGTTGCAGACAGAGCAGAGCAGGCTGGAAGAGCACCTTCGACGTTCCTGCAGCTGCTGGATTTGGATGATGTTAGGAGTCGTCTGCATAGTGTTTCTCAACATGGTTGTTTTCATGCGAGTTTTTCCAAAACGGTTGTGA